In Lycium ferocissimum isolate CSIRO_LF1 chromosome 7, AGI_CSIRO_Lferr_CH_V1, whole genome shotgun sequence, the sequence aattgaaatagagggagtactaaatatagaaagttgTCATTCTTTTCGGGACTGACTAAAAGGAAAgaggtgtcacataaattgagacagagggagtaccaACTTTTTTGTAATTCTTGGTTTTTGAGATTTGTACTCCCTGGAATAATGTTCATACATCTTCAGATTAGGCTTGAGACTAGTAAATTAGTGCAATGATTatagtgaaaaagaaaatgtacAACTTTCTAAGGGATTGCTCTTACTTTTCCCTGATAAAGTTGCAGCAAGAACTGTTCCTCtggaaaaaaattacaattgcCATTTACTATTACCAAAATGGATCTTTTGTTTCTAGCTATAATTTGTGGGTAGTGAGTTGTTTGTTGCTATGATTAGAAAGAATTGCTCtttacctcccaaggtaggggtaaagtCTGCGTACACACTactctccccagaccccacctgtGGGATTACACCGGgtatgtagttgttgttgttgttgtatgattAGAAAGGATTGTTCATAAACATGTGATTGATCCTTTTGGAAATGTGCCAATGATCATCTTTGCTTGCTAATTGTCAAAGAATGAGATTGCAACTTTTGCTGGACTTATTTATGGAAACCTCTTTTGTCAGTATATCTGTTCCTGCTTCCTTCAACTTGGGAAGACACAACTCTATTAGTGGTGTTTCCTGTGGAATAATAAACAAAGAAACAAGGGAAAAGCTAGtaagagggtgtttggattggcttattttaagtgcttATTGGCTTTTAAGCCCTTTTTGTGGTGTGTGGCAAAGATAAAAAGTGCTTTTACTTTTAGGCCAAAAGCCAAAAGTTGAGTATTCCCAACTTATggcttttagcttataagctacttttaaaagtcaatccaaacaccctctaaaTCTTGCATGTGGGATCATGTAGAATTATAATATCGCAGATGGTTGTTATTGCCCAAACTGTGTTTCTAGTATGGGCTACCAATGTTTTGGAACCACTTCTACATTATGATCCCAGAGAGAACCTTAGAACTGATTGGATGCTGGTGCCATAGCccatatatgatatatttggtATTGGCAaatttttgagttatttttgCCCCTAATGTATTAGATGATTCTCTTTATGGGCTTGACCATGTAAGAGAGTTTCGTTCTTCCTTTCTAAGGTTGCTACCTTATATGTTAAAAACATGTGTTCTTTTTGGTTCCTATGAAGTGGATATCTCCTTTAAATACAATATGTATCATTtcgattttggtatggatgctTCTGGGTGTCCAATTTGTAGTGTTTGGTGCACATTTACCTAAAGATCTACCTGCAATTAAGCTAAATTGATTAATCTGTCTATCATTATCTTCTTTAAACTACTTTACGTACAGGCATGGGAGTGTGCTCCAGGGAAGCAATTTGTGTGGAGTGTCATCTCCTTGTTCACAACATCTGGCATGCTATTTCTTGAAGTAAGCTTGATAGCCTTTCTACTTCAAGGGAACCATGCAAGTGGACGTGAGGCTTTAACACAAACTTTTCTAATCTCAGCACTTGTAGTTGGATTGGATATGCTTCTCAAGGTATGATCTTGTTCTGTTTAACCACTGCACTTCACTTGATGCCTATCATTGCAGTTATCATGTCATGCAATAGCTTAAGGCTAAGTTCATACGGCTTAGAGGCACATATATAGGTTGTTAGGATAATGTAACaagtagaagaaaaagaaaattgaatgtTCAATTTCTTATTACGTTATAACAAAAAAAGGATATGTTCAGTGTGGGAAAACGGAAGAGGGAATGCGAAAGCGATGTGTTCAGTGTTGAAGATGTAGGAAAATTGCAGGGAAAGGGAAGAGGGGACAGGGAAAGCACTGGGAAGGAGAATATACTCAACTAGGAAACGATACAGATGCCGTGGTAATTTGACAATAGCAGCAAACAAACATGCCATCTATTTAGGCGCACTTCTTTCTCATTGTTCTTGCGATTGAATGCTTTATTTcaaatttgttttcattttcttgaaagaatttaacGTAAAActtaatttcattttatttccttcacttatatttttgtttttcctcGATTCAttttaaattgaagttggaagCTAATTACTTCCTCCCTTGTAACGAATAATCTTAGAGATTTAAAGACTTGATGAAAATAATATCCCGTGGCCCAATAGTGAATGTCTAACTATCCTTATTAGACTGTATTAGAAAATGTCCATTTCACTGAAGGGATTATGGAACTTCTTATATAAAAGAAATGGTTATGTAGATCTGAGTAGTCGCTTATCAATACAACTTATTCTCTTCTTTAATCCTAAAAGTAAGTAACTTGTCGATCTCCCGTTCCCCTAGTTGAGATGGAAGATCATCTTGCAGCCTACTGGTTGTGCCAGAGTTGAATGTGTATTTACTGTCTGAGATAGAAAGAGTTGAAGAGGCAATTTTGCATTCAAAGATAGTCAAAAGAGgataaagaaaaaaagcatTCAATCATGAACAACACTTAACTTGAGGAGGATGTATATGCAGGCAATAAGCGATTGGCAAAAATCTATAAGAAGCATattgtcatatttttctcctcaTGTTCTTTATGCATTTGTTGGGAAGTGCCAACCTATTGGATGTTTGGAGATGGCGAGAGAGTTGAGATGGCTTATTCACTGTTAGCTTTATTATAAGAGGTTGCTAGTGAGAGAGGAATGTTCTTTCCCCCATGGCTCCAGTTGGATCCCTAGAGCACTGAGGAAGGTTGGTTTCTTTGTATGGTTGAAGGCAAGGGGTGTGATCTTAACAGCGGAGAACCtgagaaagaagagaatcacCAATGTTAGTTGGTGTTTCATGTGTAAAAGTACAGGCGAGAGTGTAGATCACTTCTTTTGCATTGTAAGGTGGCTAACCGGTTATGGAGGGCGGCCCTCAATTTTCTTGGGATGCACTGGGTCATGCCAGGTATAGTGAAGGAGGCTTTGCAAAGTTGGACTCATAGACGGGGGAAGAAAAGCCCGAGGGCTTGGAGCGTTTTCCCATTACCAATCATGTGGGTCATTTGGAACGAGAGGAATAGGAGGGCATTTGAAGGGTTGGAgcttgattatgtaaaaattcAGAGTAGTGTTTTGTCTCTAGTCTCTTTTTGGTGTACTCATGAGGTCCCAATTTGTATAGAGGATTGGACCTCTTTTTTTGAGAACCATATTTTGGTGTAGGTTCTCTTCTTTTGATATGCGGCTTGTGTACGGGGGTTTCCCCAattgttaataaaattatttacctgATCAAAAAAAGGTAGTCAATTTGAGGATGGTGCATATATTAGAGAGAACAAGCGGAAACATCAGTAAGAAATATATATTcatcctttcttcttatttgcATATAAATATACTTTGTCATCTGCACCTATATTTGTCAGCAGATGCAATGTTGTGCAAGATAATGTGTTCAAGTAAAAACTCCTTCCTTCTCCGAACAAATCTATGTAGCTTTACCTGTAGTGGGATTGGATTTCTCTAGATCCTAGAACCTTAATGGATTTGGGATCAGACAATGAACCTATCACATGGAATGCTTGAAGGAATGGAAACTCTATGTTTCACATTCGAACAAGATAGATTATGGTGGCTGCGAGACAAATCAGGAGTCTTTTCAGTCAAGACAGCTTACCTTTGGATGAATCACAACAACAGTCTTCAAGTACAATGGCCTTGGAGACAAATTTGGAAGACAAACATACCATACAAGGTGGCATGCTTTGTTTGGTTGGTAGTAAAGAATGCTTGTTTAACAAAAGACAGACTACAAAGAAGGGGAATACAAGTTGGCTCTACCTGTCACTTATGTGGACTGTACGCAGAAACAAACAGTCACCTTTTTTTGCATTGTAGGGTGACTACTCAATTGTGGGACATATTTCTTGCTAATATTGGTTTGAGTTGGGCAATGCCAGCTCATACATTAGGTATGATAACTAGTTGGACCAGAAGTGGAGGGACTAAAGCTCAAAGAAAGTATTGGAGTATGATCCCAGGATGCATGTGGTGGACTATCTGGAAGGAAAGGAATTCAAGATGTTTTGATAACAAAAGCAACCCTATCCAGAAGATAAAGCTTAATTGCATTCGACTTTtgtatttttggtgtaaagaaaagTACATAGATGACACAGAGACGCTCGTACAATTTCTAGAGTCTCTCTAGTTGctagtttattatttttgtgcaGCTTTAGCTAGACTCCCTGTAACTATGGCCTTTCACTGGCACTTTTGATTCAATACAGTTTGTTaccatctcaaaaaaaaaaaaaaaaatcttacttTTTTAATCTAATTGCAGCTCACAAAAAGTTCCCAGAAATGAAGATGACTAAATCGACTTTGATATAGCGTACTATTTATTTAAGGGGGATATTTATGTGCAAGAATTAATGTTAGTTGAAAAGAATTAATAGATCCTGGCACAAAATGGGCATGAAGGAAAAAAAGCATCTATTTCCTTTTTTCGTATCTACTTATATGTGTTGAAGGTGTATGGTTGCCTTGTTTAAAAGTTTAAGCTGTCTGAAAGGAGAAATTTTTATTGATATAATTATGGCTTAACACTCAGTCACATGTGGGCCCTTTTTTCGGCAAACacgtggaattttttttttttttttttttctgtctgGTGGCGGTGCGCTTTGAAACCAGGATTTTTATCTGCTGTCATAccatgttgaagtgtgtgatCACCTCATATGAAAGCTTAAGTTAATAGAGCAGAGAccctattattattaattaagtCGAAACAAcacttaaaaaagaaagaagaggtatCTGGTGCAAAATGAGTTCGAAAGTCAGAAGTTCCAGTGGCGCATGTCATGTTGCTGGTTTTATCGTCGTTGAAATTTTAGATGAATGACCTAGTTCCCAATTATTTCAGTTgccttttgagttttttttatgTCCTATAAGGATCAGGGATTcatcttgataaaaaaaaaataaaaaatatgaggATCAGATATTCATGTCAGCATTCGGCATCTCCGCGATGCTTCTTATGTCCCTCATCCCTGCTAAGAGTAGTACGCCTTCTTTTTGTGAATTATATAATACTAGAGGTATTGATGCGTGCTATTCATTCTCCCAGGGGATCTACCTATTTGGATTTGGTATTCAGTTGTTTGATGTTAGCAACAATGGCTCACAATGGGCCTTATGGGTTGTTCACAAGTTGCTGCTAACTGGAGTATATGGCCTCATCTTTTTTATGTATCGATCTAGATGGAGAGAAAGGTTGCCAGGTGAGTTTCATCTTATGAATTTATATTGGGTCTTTTATGAGCTTATACTATTGTGTCCTTGCTATTAATATCTTTCTCTCGTTGCAGCAAGACCTGCATTCCAGAACTATATTTCCATCATGTTTTGCTTAAATGCGACTGCTTTGATTGCATGTGCACTTGCAGCACATGGCGCTGGATTTGGATTATGGTATGCATCTTTTAGTCAATTCGCATGAAAGTCTTTGTCATTAGATGTTCTTTCTTCTCTAGTGTGATTATTAAGGGCATTCATTTATCCTAAAGATTATTTCAGGGCATTCATATTATCATATTGAAAGTAATAGTATGAGTTCAGAAGTTGGGATATTGCATGCAATTTTATAAGTACAACTAAACTGCGGGAaacagatttaaaaaaaaaaaaaaaaaaacctgatGTAGCTTCTAGTGTCCACTGCATCTTTAAGTTAAATGTATAACGTCTCACCAAAAACAATAGATATTCCTTTCTATCCGGAAGGGTATGACAAAAGTTGTGATCTAGaccagaaaaaaaaactttgtaaTAAAGTGTAAATGGAGAAATCAATTGTCTCGTTGCTGTCACATCCAAACAGttattttcaacttcacataAACTGATTTTTGCACATGAAGCAGCTGTAACTTGAACAAGTTGCATTGTCTTTTTCATGCTATATTAATAATGATCTTGCAATGAGAAGTTGGTTAAAACCCACTGAATGGTGTATGCTTCAGCTACTTTTAGTTTACTCAGACATCCTCATTTTGCAATACAGGTTGTACAATATCACGGTCATCTGCTACCACGCCATGTACCTTCCCCTTCTGTATGTTACTTTTCTGGCCGACTTTCTCCAGGTATCATAAATTCATTATTCATCCTCTTCCCTCTATCTCCTTGACCTGCAAAGCCCAGACAGGACTCTTACTTAAACATATTTATCCAATATCTTTACATAGTTTTACACTAAGATATTTGTAAAAGCTTACCTGCTCTGTTCTAAATCATGTGTGCAGGAGGATGATTTGCATCTGGAGAATGTATACTACTCAGAAATGAAAGATGCTGGCTTCTTTGATGTCGATTGGGAGTAATTCAGCAGGCATAATGAGGTGAATTTGAAGCTGTAAATGTGTAAATATGTACTAGTAACATTTTAggaaattcagaaaataaaaaaattaatttccctTCAAGTTATATAAATTCTCAAGGATTTTATCACTATTTGTCCTATGCTACTAGAGTAAAAAGATACTTTATGCATACATGGAATAAGTCCTAAACTGATGATACATTGTTTTTTCTGgtataatttttcaaagaacaaatCTTATTAGCACTAGCAGCATATATCTTTATTATTACTCCTGAAAGAGATAGGATAAAGACTGCTGCGCAGCCTGGAAATGCATTATATATAACGTGCTCTTGCACCACTTTCTGTATTTTATCTGCTACGGATTGTGTACATATAGATTTGTTAGATGATAGCCATTGAACCGTGTATTTACAGTTCATTTAGCAAGTTcaattttatttcctttcttcacaCGAACTCTATACTATCTTGAACTGCATACATTGTGAAGCCAGTGATGGATCTTCTACTGTGGAGAATCAAGCCTTCATTAACAAGGTGGGAGTTAAGGTAGCCAACTATCCGGGCTAGGCTCAGCAATCTAAGAATTCTGATAACCTTGTCAATCCACGTTCACTTTTGGTATTTCATCCTTAATTTTTCGTAGATGGTGCAATTGACTGAAAGCTATTAAGTCTAGTACTGTGGTTGTGGCTACGACAACAATCTTGAAGGCTATCACAGGAAGTTTTGGGGCCACAAGAAGTTTGGCAACAAAACAGCTTATTCTTCAAATCagttgattaatttttttttttttttttactataatttGTTAACGTAGCAAGAGTACCGCGTAATTTTGCATCATACTAAATGTCGGGGTACTACGATCTTAACATAAGTAGTGGGTGATGAAAAGAATAccaaaggaaaaataaaaagatctcAACCTGCTATTAGTTATTTTCAATCATAAGCCAACTCAAAGggataaattgaaaaaaagtaTAGCCTGCATTTTCTTAACATATTTCTCAACTGCCTCTTGATATAACTTGGAGACAATTCAATCTTTTCAACCACCGTCCTCATTATCATGACAATTGACAGGAAACTGTAATTTCTCATATTTTACTTCTTAACCCGTCATTTGTTTTCCTTAACGAAAGTCCATAGCCTTAGCTTGAAAGACATTTCTACGAGAAAACATAATTGAATCATTAGATTAAACcataaatattttgttaattaGAGTAATCGCAAATGCATTTTGTTGAAGCTTGGAAAGAGAGTCTCAATCCTCCATTTAACCAATTTTGTTAATATTCCTTGTGAATTAATTTCTCATTGAAGGGGTCTGCGTGTAAATCATCAATAACCATCTTTACAAGAAATCACCAACGTCTACTTTCCCCAAAAGGAAATAATTCTGTACTCCAACGATTCATCTGTCTACCAAATTTATTCCTCCGTCCAAGAAAGCCCAAAGACTTGCACAGAAATATTTCCTACTTTTGGGAAGTGGATTAATGAATTAATGTGGTAGTTAAAAGGGGCGCAGGAGAGACAAGGTACCGGTTTAGTCGAATTCAATAACTTTAGTTTAAActctgtatttgtcttaaaaaaat encodes:
- the LOC132063562 gene encoding protein CANDIDATE G-PROTEIN COUPLED RECEPTOR 2, whose translation is MRSIESIVAELPPSSSATPAESGGGGGWLYGCLVECHGLWHNVLMIVPSALFVLYLGSQAKRSFSKVSSGRSHVVAALYAILWLVSIFNLVWSSLQAWECAPGKQFVWSVISLFTTSGMLFLEVSLIAFLLQGNHASGREALTQTFLISALVVGLDMLLKGIYLFGFGIQLFDVSNNGSQWALWVVHKLLLTGVYGLIFFMYRSRWRERLPARPAFQNYISIMFCLNATALIACALAAHGAGFGLWLYNITVICYHAMYLPLLYVTFLADFLQEDDLHLENVYYSEMKDAGFFDVDWE